In a single window of the Pseudochaenichthys georgianus chromosome 16, fPseGeo1.2, whole genome shotgun sequence genome:
- the LOC117461119 gene encoding uncharacterized protein, producing MFGLRTKKQLTTQYSPYYLMFGREARYPSEVPKEYLVKEDKVSRLVATEEIHEGLNKQKAVFTEVKKNMKRSQDNVRKRKVKKGQEDNFQVGDQVLRRNVRQEQRKGGKLDDDWLGPYTILELEGKKAVLAKGTTKLQTNIDHLTHYIQPEERIPAKLQKLSDLSPLAGPQHTQTPTTQTPTTQTPTTQQGEAQMAPKDPELLIRQIWTGRRKQTLWCKFGPYKVYSENLMDLAPGKWLEGEIVNSYITMVGRKAGALTLDSYLMTSLWEGTHKGSLRSLDLLKYDVAVGAVCSHGHWTLIIMYLKERRSLFVDPFGATDAQIQKCKDVTRALVRKKCPKIGRWACATVAHPKQQDSSACGVFVCKLAEQILSGQNIDYAVDQKGVAMLRLDMSMSLVTNSDDLSQLCRACGELSSGAEGDIDTWVCREIHVLLLEDWDAPWIGYLNITG from the exons ATGTTTGGTCTTCGGACAAAGAAGCAGCTGACCACACAATACAGCCCCTACTATTTGATGTTTGGGAGGGAGGCTAGGTATCCCTCCGAGGTGCCAAAGGAGTACCTG GTCAAAGAAGACAAAGTCAGCAGGCTGGTCGCAACGGAGGAGATCCACGAAGGCCTGAACAAACAGAAGGCTGTATTCACAGAGGTGAAAAAAAATATGAAACGAAGCCAGGACAACGTCCGCAAAAGAAAAGTGAAAAAGGGCCAGGAGGACAACTTCCAAGTAGGGGACCAGGTGTTGCGGAGGAACGTGAGACAGGAGCAAAGAAAAGGGGGAAAGCTGGACGATGACTGGTTGGGACCCTACACAATCCTGGAATTGGAGGGGAAAAAGGCAGTACTCGCTAAGGGTACCACAAAGCTCCAGACAAACATTGatcatttaacacattatatccAGCCAGAGGAGAGGATCCCTGCCAAACTACAAAAGTTGTCCGATCTCTCTCCTCTGGCTggtccacagcacacacagacacccacCACACAAACACCCACCACACAAACACCCACCACACAGCAAGGCGAGGCCCAAATGGCACCAAAGGATCCTGAACTTT TAATCCGACAAATATGGACAGGGAGGAGAAAGCAGACGCTCTGGTGCAAGTTTGGGCCATACAAAGTATATTCAGAGAACCTAATGGACTTGGCCCCAGGGAAGTGGTTGGAGGGAGAG ATCGTCAATTCATACATAACCATGGTAGGAAGGAAAGCTGGCGCTCTTACCTTGGACTCCTACCTTATGACGTCGCTCTGGGAGGGAACCCACAAAGGTTCTTTGAGAAGT TTGGACCTTTTAAAATACGATGTGGCTGTTGGAGCGGTCTGCAGCCATGGACACTGGACGTTGATT ATCATGTACCTAAAGGAGAGGCGGTCCCTGTTCGTCGACCCATTTGGGGCCACAGACGCACAGATACAAAAATGCAAAGACGTAACAAG aGCATTGGTCCGCAAAAAGTGTCCAAAAATAGGGAGATGGGCATGCGCAACCGTTGCTCACCCTAAGCAACAGGACTCATCGGCATGCGGGGTGTTTGTGTGCAAG CTTGCAGAGCAGATATTGTCTGGCCAAAATATCGACTACGCTGTTGACCAGAAGGGTGTGGCCATGTTGCGGCTGGACATGTCAATGTCGCTGGTGACAAATTCAG ATGACCTATCCCAGCTCTGTAGGGCTTGTGGGGAGCTCAGCTCGGGGGCTGAAGGGGACATCGATACGTGGGTATGTAGAGAAATTCATGTCCTTCTGCTGGAAGACTGGGATGCACCTTGGATAGGTTACCTCAACATCACTGGGTGA